The Macaca fascicularis isolate 582-1 chromosome 1, T2T-MFA8v1.1 genome includes a window with the following:
- the LAX1 gene encoding lymphocyte transmembrane adapter 1 isoform X1, with the protein MDGVTPTLSTIRGRTLESSTLHVTPRSLDRNKDQISNIFSGFAGLLAILLVVAVFCILWNWNKRKKRQVPYLRVTVMPLLTLPQNRQRAKNIYDILPWRQEDLGRHESRSMRIFSTESLLSRNSESPEHVPSQAGNAFQEHRAHVHAVEYAVGIYDNAMVPQMCDSLTPSARCINVRASRDCTSISSEDSHEYVNVPTAEEIAETLASTKSPSRNLFVLPSAQKLEFTEERDEGCADAGDCTSLYSPETEDSDSLSNGEGSSQTSNDYVNMTGLDLGAIQERQLWVTFQCCRDYENVPAADPSGSQQQAEKDVPSSNIGHVEDKTDDPGTHVRCVKRTSLASGDYADFQPFTQSENSQMKHREEMSNEDSNDYENVLTAQLGGRDSEQGPGTQLLPDE; encoded by the exons aaataaaGACCAGATCAGCAACATCTTTTCTGGGTTCGCGGGACTCCTTGCCATCCTCCTGGTCGTTGCAGTTTTCTGCATCCTGTGGAACTGGAATAAACGGAAGAAGC GGCAAGTTCCTTACCTCCGAGTTACCGTCATGCCCTTGCTGACTCTgccacaaaacagacaaagagccaaaaatatttatgacatCTTGCCTTGGCGACAGGAAGACCTGG GGAGACATGAGTCAAGGAGTATGCGCATTTTCAGTACTGAGAGCCTCCTCTCCAGAAATTCTGAGAGCCCTGAGCATGTG CCCTCCCAAGCAGGCAATGCCTTCCAGGAGCATAGAGCCCACGTCCATGCCGTGGAGTACGCAGTAGGTATCTATGATAATGCCATGGTCCCCCAGATGTGTGACAGCCTCACTCCCTCAGCACGCTGCATCAATGTCAGAGCTTCCAGAGACTGCACAAGCATTTCTTCAGAGGATTCACATGAGTATGTCAATGTCCCCACAGCAGAAGAGATTGCTGAGACTCTAGCTTCTACCAAAAGCCCTTCCAGAAATCTCTTTGTTCTTCCCAGTGCCCAGAAGCTGGAGTTTACTGAGGAAAGAGATGAGGGCTGTGCAGATGCTGGTGACTGCACCAGTTTGTATTCTCCAGAAACTGAGGACAGTGATTCACTCAGCAATGGAGAAGGTTCTTCTCAGACCTCAAATGACTATGTCAACATGACAGGGTTGGATCTCGGTGCCATCCAGGAGAGGCAGCTCTGGGTGACTTTTCAGTGCTGCAGAGACTATGAAAATGTTCCAGCAGCAGATCCCAGTGGAAGCCAGCAGCAGGCTGAGAAAGATGTGCCATCCTCAAACATAGGTCATGTTGAGGACAAGACAGATGATCCAGGGACCCACGTCCGATGTGTCAAAAGGACATCCCTTGCTTCAGGGGATTATGCAGACTTTCAGCCATTCACACAGAGTGAGAACAGTCAGATGAAACATAGAGAAGAGATGTCAAATGAGGACTCCAATGACTATGAGAATGTGCTAACTGCCCAGTTAGGAGGCAGGGACTCTGAGCAGGGGCCTGGTACTCAGCTCCTTCCTGATGAATGA
- the LAX1 gene encoding lymphocyte transmembrane adapter 1 isoform X2, with product MRLHLLQRALATSRNKDQISNIFSGFAGLLAILLVVAVFCILWNWNKRKKRQVPYLRVTVMPLLTLPQNRQRAKNIYDILPWRQEDLGRHESRSMRIFSTESLLSRNSESPEHVPSQAGNAFQEHRAHVHAVEYAVGIYDNAMVPQMCDSLTPSARCINVRASRDCTSISSEDSHEYVNVPTAEEIAETLASTKSPSRNLFVLPSAQKLEFTEERDEGCADAGDCTSLYSPETEDSDSLSNGEGSSQTSNDYVNMTGLDLGAIQERQLWVTFQCCRDYENVPAADPSGSQQQAEKDVPSSNIGHVEDKTDDPGTHVRCVKRTSLASGDYADFQPFTQSENSQMKHREEMSNEDSNDYENVLTAQLGGRDSEQGPGTQLLPDE from the exons aaataaaGACCAGATCAGCAACATCTTTTCTGGGTTCGCGGGACTCCTTGCCATCCTCCTGGTCGTTGCAGTTTTCTGCATCCTGTGGAACTGGAATAAACGGAAGAAGC GGCAAGTTCCTTACCTCCGAGTTACCGTCATGCCCTTGCTGACTCTgccacaaaacagacaaagagccaaaaatatttatgacatCTTGCCTTGGCGACAGGAAGACCTGG GGAGACATGAGTCAAGGAGTATGCGCATTTTCAGTACTGAGAGCCTCCTCTCCAGAAATTCTGAGAGCCCTGAGCATGTG CCCTCCCAAGCAGGCAATGCCTTCCAGGAGCATAGAGCCCACGTCCATGCCGTGGAGTACGCAGTAGGTATCTATGATAATGCCATGGTCCCCCAGATGTGTGACAGCCTCACTCCCTCAGCACGCTGCATCAATGTCAGAGCTTCCAGAGACTGCACAAGCATTTCTTCAGAGGATTCACATGAGTATGTCAATGTCCCCACAGCAGAAGAGATTGCTGAGACTCTAGCTTCTACCAAAAGCCCTTCCAGAAATCTCTTTGTTCTTCCCAGTGCCCAGAAGCTGGAGTTTACTGAGGAAAGAGATGAGGGCTGTGCAGATGCTGGTGACTGCACCAGTTTGTATTCTCCAGAAACTGAGGACAGTGATTCACTCAGCAATGGAGAAGGTTCTTCTCAGACCTCAAATGACTATGTCAACATGACAGGGTTGGATCTCGGTGCCATCCAGGAGAGGCAGCTCTGGGTGACTTTTCAGTGCTGCAGAGACTATGAAAATGTTCCAGCAGCAGATCCCAGTGGAAGCCAGCAGCAGGCTGAGAAAGATGTGCCATCCTCAAACATAGGTCATGTTGAGGACAAGACAGATGATCCAGGGACCCACGTCCGATGTGTCAAAAGGACATCCCTTGCTTCAGGGGATTATGCAGACTTTCAGCCATTCACACAGAGTGAGAACAGTCAGATGAAACATAGAGAAGAGATGTCAAATGAGGACTCCAATGACTATGAGAATGTGCTAACTGCCCAGTTAGGAGGCAGGGACTCTGAGCAGGGGCCTGGTACTCAGCTCCTTCCTGATGAATGA
- the LAX1 gene encoding lymphocyte transmembrane adapter 1 isoform X4 — MTSCLGDRKTWPSQAGNAFQEHRAHVHAVEYAVGIYDNAMVPQMCDSLTPSARCINVRASRDCTSISSEDSHEYVNVPTAEEIAETLASTKSPSRNLFVLPSAQKLEFTEERDEGCADAGDCTSLYSPETEDSDSLSNGEGSSQTSNDYVNMTGLDLGAIQERQLWVTFQCCRDYENVPAADPSGSQQQAEKDVPSSNIGHVEDKTDDPGTHVRCVKRTSLASGDYADFQPFTQSENSQMKHREEMSNEDSNDYENVLTAQLGGRDSEQGPGTQLLPDE, encoded by the exons atgacatCTTGCCTTGGCGACAGGAAGACCTGG CCCTCCCAAGCAGGCAATGCCTTCCAGGAGCATAGAGCCCACGTCCATGCCGTGGAGTACGCAGTAGGTATCTATGATAATGCCATGGTCCCCCAGATGTGTGACAGCCTCACTCCCTCAGCACGCTGCATCAATGTCAGAGCTTCCAGAGACTGCACAAGCATTTCTTCAGAGGATTCACATGAGTATGTCAATGTCCCCACAGCAGAAGAGATTGCTGAGACTCTAGCTTCTACCAAAAGCCCTTCCAGAAATCTCTTTGTTCTTCCCAGTGCCCAGAAGCTGGAGTTTACTGAGGAAAGAGATGAGGGCTGTGCAGATGCTGGTGACTGCACCAGTTTGTATTCTCCAGAAACTGAGGACAGTGATTCACTCAGCAATGGAGAAGGTTCTTCTCAGACCTCAAATGACTATGTCAACATGACAGGGTTGGATCTCGGTGCCATCCAGGAGAGGCAGCTCTGGGTGACTTTTCAGTGCTGCAGAGACTATGAAAATGTTCCAGCAGCAGATCCCAGTGGAAGCCAGCAGCAGGCTGAGAAAGATGTGCCATCCTCAAACATAGGTCATGTTGAGGACAAGACAGATGATCCAGGGACCCACGTCCGATGTGTCAAAAGGACATCCCTTGCTTCAGGGGATTATGCAGACTTTCAGCCATTCACACAGAGTGAGAACAGTCAGATGAAACATAGAGAAGAGATGTCAAATGAGGACTCCAATGACTATGAGAATGTGCTAACTGCCCAGTTAGGAGGCAGGGACTCTGAGCAGGGGCCTGGTACTCAGCTCCTTCCTGATGAATGA
- the LAX1 gene encoding lymphocyte transmembrane adapter 1 isoform X3, with amino-acid sequence MPLLTLPQNRQRAKNIYDILPWRQEDLGRHESRSMRIFSTESLLSRNSESPEHVPSQAGNAFQEHRAHVHAVEYAVGIYDNAMVPQMCDSLTPSARCINVRASRDCTSISSEDSHEYVNVPTAEEIAETLASTKSPSRNLFVLPSAQKLEFTEERDEGCADAGDCTSLYSPETEDSDSLSNGEGSSQTSNDYVNMTGLDLGAIQERQLWVTFQCCRDYENVPAADPSGSQQQAEKDVPSSNIGHVEDKTDDPGTHVRCVKRTSLASGDYADFQPFTQSENSQMKHREEMSNEDSNDYENVLTAQLGGRDSEQGPGTQLLPDE; translated from the exons ATGCCCTTGCTGACTCTgccacaaaacagacaaagagccaaaaatatttatgacatCTTGCCTTGGCGACAGGAAGACCTGG GGAGACATGAGTCAAGGAGTATGCGCATTTTCAGTACTGAGAGCCTCCTCTCCAGAAATTCTGAGAGCCCTGAGCATGTG CCCTCCCAAGCAGGCAATGCCTTCCAGGAGCATAGAGCCCACGTCCATGCCGTGGAGTACGCAGTAGGTATCTATGATAATGCCATGGTCCCCCAGATGTGTGACAGCCTCACTCCCTCAGCACGCTGCATCAATGTCAGAGCTTCCAGAGACTGCACAAGCATTTCTTCAGAGGATTCACATGAGTATGTCAATGTCCCCACAGCAGAAGAGATTGCTGAGACTCTAGCTTCTACCAAAAGCCCTTCCAGAAATCTCTTTGTTCTTCCCAGTGCCCAGAAGCTGGAGTTTACTGAGGAAAGAGATGAGGGCTGTGCAGATGCTGGTGACTGCACCAGTTTGTATTCTCCAGAAACTGAGGACAGTGATTCACTCAGCAATGGAGAAGGTTCTTCTCAGACCTCAAATGACTATGTCAACATGACAGGGTTGGATCTCGGTGCCATCCAGGAGAGGCAGCTCTGGGTGACTTTTCAGTGCTGCAGAGACTATGAAAATGTTCCAGCAGCAGATCCCAGTGGAAGCCAGCAGCAGGCTGAGAAAGATGTGCCATCCTCAAACATAGGTCATGTTGAGGACAAGACAGATGATCCAGGGACCCACGTCCGATGTGTCAAAAGGACATCCCTTGCTTCAGGGGATTATGCAGACTTTCAGCCATTCACACAGAGTGAGAACAGTCAGATGAAACATAGAGAAGAGATGTCAAATGAGGACTCCAATGACTATGAGAATGTGCTAACTGCCCAGTTAGGAGGCAGGGACTCTGAGCAGGGGCCTGGTACTCAGCTCCTTCCTGATGAATGA